The window CATCCTCCTCCTGCGGCACCGCCGACGTGCTGGAGTTCCTCGGCGTGCCGCTCGACCTGGGCCCCGAGGGGGTGGCCCGGTGCGTCGCGGAGGCCGGCATGGGCTTCTGCTTCGCGGCCCGGTTCCACCCCGGCATGCGGCACACCGGCCCGGTACGCCGGGAGCTGGGCGTGCCCACGGTGTTCAACTTCCTCGGCCCGCTGACCAACCCGGCGCGGCCCCGCGCCGGAGCGGTCGGCTGCTTCGACGCCCGGATGGCCCCGGTGATGGCCGGCGTCTTCGCCGCCCGGGGCGACTCCGTGCTGGTGATGCGCGGCGAGGACGGGCTGGACGAGTTCACCACCGCCGCGCCGACCCGCGTCTGGGCGGCCCAGGGCGGCGTCGTCAGGGAGTCGCTGCTGGACGCCGCCGACCTCGGCGTACCCCGGGCCACCCTGGCCGACCTGCGCGGCGGTGACGCCGCCTTCAACGCGGACGTGGTCCGCCGGCTGCTGGCCGGCGAGACCGGCCCGGTGCGCGACGCGGTCCTGGTCAACGCGGCGGCGGCGCTGGCCACGCAGGGCCCGCTCGACGGCGACCTCACCGCGGCCCTGCGGGCCGGGATCGACCGGGCCGCCGAGTCCGTCGACTCCGGGGCCGCCGCCCGCGTCCTCGACCGCTGGATCGAGGTCGCGCGCGCCCTCTGAGCCCCGGGCCTCGCCGAAGGTTGTCGGACCCCCGTGGGAAACTACAGCTGAGTAGTTCCCACATTCGTCCTGCGCCGTCGAGCGCGGCGATCCCCGTCGGGCGTGTGCGACGCGCCCCCGCGGGACCGGAGCGAGAGGAGACGCCCGTGTCGGAGCGCGAGCTCTACTGCGACACCTGTGAGGGCGTCGAGCCGTTCGAGGCGCCGCCGTGCGCCGACGGCCACGGCGCCGACTGCCCCGAACTGGTCTGCACGGGCTGCGGCGCGGCCGTGCTCGTCACCACCTTCACGTTCCGCCTGGCGCGTCCGAGCGGCCGGCACCGCCCGGCGAGCCGCCGCCGCGCCGCCTGAAACCGCCGCCACCGCTGAGCGGGCGTCGGGCCCCCGCGGTGTCCGCTCAGCGCCGCTGCCGACCACGTCCCGCGCCCGCGCCACCCGTTCCACGCCGAAGGCCCGCCTCCCCGGGGAGGCGGGCCTTCGGGACGTTCGCGGGTGACCGACCGATCAGTGCTCGGCGGTGCGCCGGGTGCCGCTGTAGTACTCGAACAGCAGGCCGCAGACGGAGAACGTGACCGCCAGCATGCCGAGGCCGAGCAGCCAGAACTGCCAGAACGCGAGGCCGAAGCCGGCCATCCCGACGGCGATCGCCAGGCCGAACGGCCAGTAGCTGCCCGGGCTGAAGAAGCCGATCTCGCCCGCGCCGTCGGCGATCTCGCCGTCCGGCCGGTCCTCCGGCCGAAGGTCGATCCGGCGGGAGACGAACCAGAAGAAGCCGCCGCACATCGTGCAGAGCAGGAAGCTCAGCAGCAGGGCGACCGTGCCGACCCACTCGACCTGGCCGCCGGAGTCGGCGGCGGTCCACCCGCCGTAGAGGGCGGTGGCGAAGAGCAGGAACCCGGCGATGACCAGGAAGATGCGCCACTCGGTCTTCATGCCCGATCCCTCAGCTTCCCGCGCCGGCCGGCGCGTCGTCCGGGTTGAAGTTGGCCTCGGTGCGACGGGTCTCGAAGGGCTTCGTGGTCTTCGCGTACGGGTCCTCGCCGATGGCCGTCAGCGCCTCCTGCGTGGACCTGCCGTCCCGCTTGGCCGCCAGGAACTGCTCGTACTTCTCCGGGGAGACGACCCGCAGCTCGAAGTTCATGAAGGCGTGGTAGCTGCCGCAGAGCTCCGCGCAGCGGCCGACGTAGGCGCCCTCGGACTCCAGCTTCGAGACCTCGAAGACGTTGCGGATCTTGCCCGGCATGACGTCGCGCTTGAACAGCAGCTCCGGCACCCAGAACGAGTGGATGACGTCGCGGCTGGTCTCCTCGAACCGGATGGACCGGTCGGTCGGCAGCACCAGGATCGGGATGACCTCGCTGGTGCCGAGCACGGAGGCGACCGTGTTGGCGTCCTGGCCCTGACCGTCGCGGTAGTTGAACTGCCAGTTCCACTTGAACGCGACCACCTCGACCGTGACGTCGGGGTTCTTGGTCGTCCGCACCACGTCGGTCTGCACGACCGCCGTGTAGTAGAACAGCACGGAGACGATCAGGATCGGCGCGATGGTGTAGAGGAACTCCATCGGCATGTTGTAACGGGTCTGCACCGGCAGCTCGTTGCCCCGCTTGCGGTAGCGCACGACGCACCAGAAGATCAGGCCCCACACGAAGACGCCGACCGCGAGCGCCGCGATGCACGAGGCGATCCACAGGTCGTACATCCGGTGCGACTCGGGCGTGATGCCGCCCTGCGGCCAGCCGAAGCCGCCGAACGCCGCGCCGACGTCGCAGCCCGTGAGCAGGACCAGCAGCGCCGCTCCGCCGAGACCGAGCCCGGCGATCCGACCGGCACCACGTCCCCGGCGCCCACCGGCTCCTGGGGAAGCGCTGTGCCGTACGGCCGACGGCCGTACCTCCGAACTCCTTGCGACCACCTGGTCCTGCCTCCCTAGCGCGCCGCGGTGTCTTGTCCCTGCCCTCCGCCTGCGGAGCGACAGCACCAGCGGCAAAGGCGTCACCGACGGTCGCAGATTACTCGACCATGACGGGCTGGACCGTGTTGGGGTCGCTGTCGGCCCCCATCGGGGGGATCTTGGGCATACCGGCGCGATACGTTGGCTCGCGTGAGCGCATCCCCGGTCTACCTGGACGCGGCCACCGCCGCGCCGCTGCATCCGGTCGCCCGACAGGCGCTGTTGGCCGCCCTCGACGACGGCTGGGCCGACCCCGGCCGGCTCTACACGCAGGCCCGCCGCGCCCGTCAACTCCTCGACGCCGCCCGCGAGGCCTGCGCGCAGACGCTCGGCGTCCGCGCCGACGAGCTGTCCTTCACCCCCAGCGGTACGACGGCCGCGCACTCCGCCGTGCTGGGGGGCCTGACCGGCCGGCGTCGGGTGGGCGCCGGCCTGGTGCACTCCGCGATCGAGCACTCGGCGGTGCTGCACGCCGCCGAGAAGCACGTCGCGGCGGGCGGCACGGCCACGTCCGTACCGGTGGACCGGCTCGGCCGGCTCGACCTGGACCGCTGGGCGGCGGCGGTCCGGGCGCCGGGGGTGGCGCTGGCCGCGCTGATCGCCGCCAGCCACGAGGTCGGCACGCTCCAGCCGGTGGCCGGGGCCGCGCGGGAGTGCGCCGAGGCCGGGGTGCCGCTATGCGTGGACGCCGCCCAGGTGGTGGGCCGGGCCCCGGTGCCGGCGGGCTGGTCGGTGCTGACCGCCAGCGCGCACAAGTGGGGCGGGCCGCCCGGGGTGGGGTTGCTGGTCGTGCGCAAGGGCACCCGCTGGGAGTCGCCCTGGCCGGCCGACGAGCGGGAGGCCGGGCGTACGCCGGGCACGCTCAACCTGCCGGCGGTGGTGGCGGCGGCGGCGAGCCTGCGCGCGGCGGCGGCCGACGCGGCGGCCGAGGCGGCCCGGCTGGCGCCGCTGGTGGCCCGGATCCGGGACCGGGTGGCGGCCGAGGTGCCCGACGTGGAGGTGGTGGGTGACCCCGACCACCGCCTGCCGCACCTGGTGACCTTCTCCTGCCTCTACGTCGACGGCGAGGCCCTGCTGCACGCGCTCGACCGGCGCGGGTTCGCCGTCTCCTCGGGCTCCTCGTGCACGTCGTCGACGCTGCGGCCGTCGCACGTGCTGGAGGCGATGGGGGTGCTCTCGCACGGCAACGTCCGGGTCTCGCTGCACCGGGAGACGACGGAGGCCGACGTCGAGAGGTTCCTCACCGAACTGCCCGGCGTCGTGGCGCGACTGCGCGCCGAGGCCGGGGTGGTGGGGCTGTGACGGCGCCGGCGGAGATCCTCGACTGCCGCGGTCAGCGCTGCCCGCTGCCGGTGATCGCGGCGGCCCGGCGGCTGCCCGAGCTGCCCGTCGGCACGGTGGTGCGGGTGCTCGCCGACGATCCGGCCGCGGCGGTGGACATCCCGGCCTGGTGCCGGATGCGCGGCCACGAGTTCCTCGGCACGGTCACCGGCCCGGACGGCCCCGCCTTCGACGTCCGCCGCCGCCACTGACCCGGGTGGCGCGGGGGCCCGACCCGCACCACGCCGCCGTTCCCGCCGATGCCGGCGGCCGCCGGGGGTGTTCCTCACCACCCCCGGCGGCCCGGCGACGCAACCAGCGCCGGTGTCACGTCACGGCACGAGGTGCGGGCGGACGTCCTCGGCGGCGACGTCGCCGTACGACTCGGCCAGGCGCTTGACGAACAGGTCGCGGCGGACCTCGTACTCCTGGGTGCCGACGGTCTCCAGCACCAGCGTGGCGAGCAGGGAGCCGACCTGGGCAGCCCGCTCCAGCCCGAGCCCCCACGAGAGGGCGGTGAAGAAGCCGGCCCGGAAGCCGTCGCCGACGCCGGTCGGGTCGACCGCCTGGGTCTCCCGCGCGATCGGCACGTGGATCGGGTCGAAGTCCCGCCCGGCGATCTCCACCCCGTCCTTGCCCAGCGTCGTGACCCGCACCTTGACCCGGTCGAGCAGCTGCGCGTCGGTCAGCCCGGCCTTGCTCTGCAGCAGCGACTTCTCGTAGTCGTTGGTCATCAGGTACTCGGCGCCCTCGATCAGCCCGACGACGTCCTCGCCGTCCATGCGGGCGAGCTGCTGGGACGGGTCGGCGGCGAACCGGTAGCCGCGCTCCCGGCACTCGGCGGAGTGCCGCAGCATCGCCTCCGGGTCGTTCGCGCCGACCAGGACCAGGTCCAGCCCGTCGAGGCGGCGGGCCACCGGCGCCAGCTCGATGTTGCGCGCCTCGCTCATCGCCCCGGCGTAGAACGAGGCGATCTGGCACATGTCGGTGTCCGTGGTGCAGACGAACCGGGCGGTGTGCGCCACCTCG is drawn from Micromonospora sp. NBC_01740 and contains these coding sequences:
- the trpD gene encoding anthranilate phosphoribosyltransferase; protein product: MGDRTWPHLLNALLRGEELATADTAWAMGEIMAGSAAPAQMAGFVVALRAKGETSAELAGLVEAMLGRAVPVELPDELRATALDVVGTGGDLAHTVNISTMASLVVAGAGVRVVKHGNRAASSSCGTADVLEFLGVPLDLGPEGVARCVAEAGMGFCFAARFHPGMRHTGPVRRELGVPTVFNFLGPLTNPARPRAGAVGCFDARMAPVMAGVFAARGDSVLVMRGEDGLDEFTTAAPTRVWAAQGGVVRESLLDAADLGVPRATLADLRGGDAAFNADVVRRLLAGETGPVRDAVLVNAAAALATQGPLDGDLTAALRAGIDRAAESVDSGAAARVLDRWIEVARAL
- a CDS encoding cytochrome c oxidase subunit 4 codes for the protein MKTEWRIFLVIAGFLLFATALYGGWTAADSGGQVEWVGTVALLLSFLLCTMCGGFFWFVSRRIDLRPEDRPDGEIADGAGEIGFFSPGSYWPFGLAIAVGMAGFGLAFWQFWLLGLGMLAVTFSVCGLLFEYYSGTRRTAEH
- the ctaC gene encoding aa3-type cytochrome oxidase subunit II, whose protein sequence is MVARSSEVRPSAVRHSASPGAGGRRGRGAGRIAGLGLGGAALLVLLTGCDVGAAFGGFGWPQGGITPESHRMYDLWIASCIAALAVGVFVWGLIFWCVVRYRKRGNELPVQTRYNMPMEFLYTIAPILIVSVLFYYTAVVQTDVVRTTKNPDVTVEVVAFKWNWQFNYRDGQGQDANTVASVLGTSEVIPILVLPTDRSIRFEETSRDVIHSFWVPELLFKRDVMPGKIRNVFEVSKLESEGAYVGRCAELCGSYHAFMNFELRVVSPEKYEQFLAAKRDGRSTQEALTAIGEDPYAKTTKPFETRRTEANFNPDDAPAGAGS
- a CDS encoding cysteine desulfurase family protein translates to MSASPVYLDAATAAPLHPVARQALLAALDDGWADPGRLYTQARRARQLLDAAREACAQTLGVRADELSFTPSGTTAAHSAVLGGLTGRRRVGAGLVHSAIEHSAVLHAAEKHVAAGGTATSVPVDRLGRLDLDRWAAAVRAPGVALAALIAASHEVGTLQPVAGAARECAEAGVPLCVDAAQVVGRAPVPAGWSVLTASAHKWGGPPGVGLLVVRKGTRWESPWPADEREAGRTPGTLNLPAVVAAAASLRAAAADAAAEAARLAPLVARIRDRVAAEVPDVEVVGDPDHRLPHLVTFSCLYVDGEALLHALDRRGFAVSSGSSCTSSTLRPSHVLEAMGVLSHGNVRVSLHRETTEADVERFLTELPGVVARLRAEAGVVGL
- a CDS encoding sulfurtransferase TusA family protein, whose translation is MTAPAEILDCRGQRCPLPVIAAARRLPELPVGTVVRVLADDPAAAVDIPAWCRMRGHEFLGTVTGPDGPAFDVRRRH
- a CDS encoding carbohydrate kinase family protein; translation: MKIAVTGSIATDHLMSFPGRFADQFIADQLHKVSLSFLVDDLVLRRGGVAANIAFGMGQLGLRPVLVGAVGADFADYRSWLERHGVDCDSVHISEVAHTARFVCTTDTDMCQIASFYAGAMSEARNIELAPVARRLDGLDLVLVGANDPEAMLRHSAECRERGYRFAADPSQQLARMDGEDVVGLIEGAEYLMTNDYEKSLLQSKAGLTDAQLLDRVKVRVTTLGKDGVEIAGRDFDPIHVPIARETQAVDPTGVGDGFRAGFFTALSWGLGLERAAQVGSLLATLVLETVGTQEYEVRRDLFVKRLAESYGDVAAEDVRPHLVP